In Flavobacterium sp. GSB-24, the genomic window ATTGTACTTTCTGATATTACTGAAATGAAACTGGCACAAAAAGAGCTGAAAAAAAGTGAAAAAAAATACAGGTATCTTTTTGACAACAATCCAATGCCAATGTGGATTATTGATTTAGTGTCTTTTAAATTTCTGGATGTAAATAAAATGGCAATTCTGCAATACGGATACAGCCGTGAAGAATTCCTTTCTATGACTGCTTTGGACATACGGCCAAATGATGATAAAATTCATTTCATAAAATCGAGTGATACTTCAAATATTACTAAATCGAATTATAATAGAGGAATATGGAATCATATAAAGAAAGATGGAACTATTATTCCTGTTGAAATTATTGCCCATAATGTTGTTTATGAAGGAACAGCAGCAAGATTAATTCTTTCTAATGATATCTCTGATCGCAAAAAGGCAGAAACAAATTTGGAAAAAAGAAATCGGGAGCTTATCAAAACCAATTCGGAACTGGATCGATTTGTATATAGTGTATCACACGATCTACGTTCGCCTCTAACATCTATTCTTGGTCTGATCTCTTTTATTGAAACAGAAAGCAAGGAAATTGATACTCTAAAGCATGCTGAATTGATACGGATTAGCATCAATCGTTTGGATGACTTTATAAAAAATATTTTAAGCTATTCGCGTAATAACCGTACTGGGATTTTAGTAGAACAGATTTCGCCAAATGAAATGGTACTTGATATAGTAGATTCGCTCCAAAGAATGAAAGAAGCTAAAGGGATTCGTTTTGAAATTGAAATTACCGAACAAAAACTTTTTTACACGGACAAGCTTAGATTTACAACCATTATAAAAAATCTAATTTCAAATGCCATAAAATACCATAAAAAAGAGGAAGATGACAGATTTGTAAAAATATTTGGATATTCGGATAATGAAAATCTACATTTTTCAATAGTAGATAACGGGATAGGAATTGATCCTGCATATCATCAAAAAATATTCGAAATGTTTTTTCGTCTTTCAGGCAAAGATGGCTCAGGTATTGGCCTATATATCGTAAAAGATGCTGTAGAAATATTACAGGGCTCTATAGAAGTGCAGTCAGAGAAAGGGATCGGAACCAAATTTAATATCACTCTAAAAAATTTGAAACCATGCTAAAAGAACTACATTCAAAATTTGAAACCGTTATGATTATTGATGATAATCTGGTAGATTTATATATTATCTCACGAATGGTTACGCAGAATAATTTTGGGAAAAATGTGATGCATTATACAGAGGCACAAGAAGCCATGAAATATCTGCAGGACAATCAGGACAATATTTCTAAATTACCTGAAATAATTTTTGTAGACATTTACATGCCTCTAATGTCCGGATTTGAATTTATGGAAGCATATGATAAATTATCAACTACTCTAAAAAATTATTGCAAAACCTATATCATATCCTCAACAATTGATAATGAAGATATTGCACGATCAAGCAATAATAAGAATGTGGTTTCTTTTCATGTAAAACCGATTACCAAAGAATTTCTTGACCGAATTTTTTAGGAGCAGTCATTGTTACTATTAATTCTAATAATTGAATTAAACTAAATCAGGATTTTATACTCCACCACTCCGCTTGCAATATCGTAGTGATTTAGTATCAGAATTTTCATAGCTGGAATTTATTGCAGTAAACGGTTATACTATATAACTGTCGGTTATTACTTCTCCCTTTTAGTTTTAAAGGTATCCCTGTTAATTTGCATATATAATATTAAAAAAGAATGTTTTGCACAATCTAATAAATGCTTTTAGCTTAACTCCCCACTATTGTCAATCATGAAAAAACCAGTTTTCTATTTAATATTTGTTACTCTAATGATTGCGCGATCAACAAATCGCCTTTGTATTTATTTAGCGCATGCACCAGTTGAAGGTTTTATTTACTCAATGCTTTTTTTATTATTTACAGCAGGTCTTGGCTGCTATACTATTTTCAAAAAAATAGACTTTAAATTAGAAAAACTTGTACTAATAACTTAAATCATAATAAAGATGAAAAAAACGGTACAACATCCCCGTTACATGGGCACGTCAATAAAAAATAAAATTAAAAACATTAGAGAATTAAGAAATTATACACAGCAATATATGGCTGATCAACTTGGCATTACCCAAGCCGGTTATAGTAAAATTGAAAAAGGAAAAACTCTTGTATCATATTCTAAATTGCTAGAAATTAGCGTAATATTTGAAGCTAGCATAGAAGAGATAATAAATTTTGACAGTAAAGAATGTATTAAAAGTTTAAATACAATTAAAGATACTAACACAGATTTAAATGATAACTATAAAGTTCTAAAAGAACTTTATGAGGACAAAATAAAACTTTTAGAAAAGCTTTTAAATAAAACTGAAAATGAATTAGAATATTATAAAACTAGATTTGGTCTGTAACACAAAATTAAAATTATGAAATTGTGGACTTTGATACCTTTTGCCATAAAAAATTAAACACCTTCATATTCTATTTTTTGTTGCAGAATCACAGTACGCCATCTGGAGCTCTCTGTAATATCAAACTTATCAACTCAGCTCAAATGTCAGTAAATTTGAAGTAGCAAAATCTCAATTCCAAAAAACATACTACCATATTTCATTAAAAAAATAAAAGTGAGAAAGAGGACATATATAAGTAATCACCTTTGGCATTTTATTTTTTTTTAATATTTTTAACCTCTACTAAAAATCTTTCTAGTTTTGAAAAGAAAAAACAAAATGATCCCTACAAAAACTCTTTCTTTAAGAGGTCTTCAACCAATCTTTAATTGTTGAGATTAACCAGCAGCTAAATCTACTACTTCGAGTTTTTAACTGCAGTATTTTGTTCTATTATTATATTTCTTACCGCAAAAATGATAAACCTAACGAATAATTGATTGTTAATCTTTTTATTTAAAAGCACTACAGTCAATTTTCAATTATTAAAATATTCGTGTAGATTATAAATTTCAAATCTATAATCAACTATCATTTATGGCTTGGGGAGATATATTTATTACTCAATTTTATTAAAATCTAAATTGAATAAATGAAATTCAGTCTAAGTATAATATTCTTTCAGTACTCTGTTGGAATTAGTTGGCTGCCTTTAGAGCAAAAAAAAAGAGTTATTTAATTAGTTCAGCACGATTGCTTAATATTTTACAGAATATAGCTTACAATACAAAATAAAACAGATATCAAAGAAATGAAAGTCGGAATTATAGGAGTTAAAAATATAAATATGGATTATGCGCATAGAGCTGCCAAATTAGGCTATGAAGTATTAATCAGCCACACAAAGCAGATTTATGGCTTAAAAGAAATAATTCAAAATATGGGCAATAATGTAAAATTAGTTGATATGTATGACGCAGCTATAGCTGAAATCATTGTATTCTCTTTAGACTGGGAAGAACTAGAATCATCAGTATCCCGTTTACCAGATATGTCCGAAAAAATAATATTACACACTAACAATTCCATTTTTAAGTTTGAATCTCCATCTTCTTCTCTCCCTGTAATAATAGGAAAATCTGCTAGTGAAAAGATTGCTTCCCTATTGCCAGATGCACACGTGGTGAGAATCTTTAATAGATTACAACCTTTAATCATAAATAAAAATGAATCTAAACACCAAACAGAAATTTTTTATATGGTTAAGAATCCAAAAGTAGAAAATAAGGTAATTTCTTTTTTGACTGCTTTAGACTTTTCAAGTACTGCTCTAATAACAGTAAATGAAATGGATCTACATAATTGACACAAATCACAAAACTTCGTTTATGCCAAAAATAGCAGGAACGAAGTTTTGTTAAAGTTTTGGTCTATTAGGAAATATTCTTAAAAATGACTCAGTTTGATCTAAGGTAAAAAAGCTGAAGAGTTTCAGCTTTATAATTTTAACAATTAAATAAATTTATTCTTTATAGTATTTATTGAAGTTAATTTTTGTTTTTTGGCGTAATGTACGCGGAGATCTGGACAAGAAAACTTCGGCCATCATACATCTGGCACTTCCGCCGCCGCAAGCCTCGATTGTATCTAAACTTGAACTTAAAATTTCAGCATGATTCTCCAACTGGGAAATCTGCTTAGGAGTCAAACTTTGATGCGCCGATGCACTCATAACAATATACCGCTTATCATCTTTTCCTCTGACTTCTAACATATTTCCAGCAAAATTATTTACCTGAGCCTCGGTTATTAGAATAATTTCTTTTTGATCTTGTTTAAGATTATCCAGAACCATTTTACGTTCTTTTTTATCGTCAATACAATCTGCGCAGATAACCGCAAAAGTCTCGCCCAGACACATCATTACATTTGTATGATAAATAAGTTTACGCTCGCCGTCAACAGTCTGAAAAGCTTCAAAAATTACAGGGGCATAATCAAAATCTTCGCAGAATTCTATAAATAACTCTTCATCTGCTCTCGGGGATAAAGCACAGTAAGCTTTTCCGTTTGCTCTATCTAATAATAAACTTCCTGTTCCTTCTAAGAAAATACCATCCTCTTCTGCAGAAGTATAATCCATTATATTAGTAATCTCGAATCCTTTTTCTTCTAGAGTATCTAAAATATCTTCGCGGCGTTCCTGGCGGCGGTTCTCAGCAAACATTGGGTAAAGCGCAACATCGCCATTTTCATGAAATGAAACCCAGTTGTTTGGAAAAATACTATCCGGGGTATCCGTCTCTAAAGTATCTTCAATCACCGTTACATCAACACCAACAGCTCTCAGTTTCTCCACAAAGGCATCAAATTCCTGCTGGGCTTTAGCATTTACAGTACTTGGCAATAATCCGTCTAATACTTTTTGGTAATAATTATTTACAGCCGTCTGCTCATT contains:
- a CDS encoding NAD(P)-binding domain-containing protein, whose amino-acid sequence is MKVGIIGVKNINMDYAHRAAKLGYEVLISHTKQIYGLKEIIQNMGNNVKLVDMYDAAIAEIIVFSLDWEELESSVSRLPDMSEKIILHTNNSIFKFESPSSSLPVIIGKSASEKIASLLPDAHVVRIFNRLQPLIINKNESKHQTEIFYMVKNPKVENKVISFLTALDFSSTALITVNEMDLHN
- a CDS encoding arginine deiminase-related protein; amino-acid sequence: MRQTTNAIVMIRPVAFRMNEQTAVNNYYQKVLDGLLPSTVNAKAQQEFDAFVEKLRAVGVDVTVIEDTLETDTPDSIFPNNWVSFHENGDVALYPMFAENRRQERREDILDTLEEKGFEITNIMDYTSAEEDGIFLEGTGSLLLDRANGKAYCALSPRADEELFIEFCEDFDYAPVIFEAFQTVDGERKLIYHTNVMMCLGETFAVICADCIDDKKERKMVLDNLKQDQKEIILITEAQVNNFAGNMLEVRGKDDKRYIVMSASAHQSLTPKQISQLENHAEILSSSLDTIEACGGGSARCMMAEVFLSRSPRTLRQKTKINFNKYYKE
- a CDS encoding response regulator produces the protein MLKELHSKFETVMIIDDNLVDLYIISRMVTQNNFGKNVMHYTEAQEAMKYLQDNQDNISKLPEIIFVDIYMPLMSGFEFMEAYDKLSTTLKNYCKTYIISSTIDNEDIARSSNNKNVVSFHVKPITKEFLDRIF
- a CDS encoding helix-turn-helix transcriptional regulator; the protein is MKKTVQHPRYMGTSIKNKIKNIRELRNYTQQYMADQLGITQAGYSKIEKGKTLVSYSKLLEISVIFEASIEEIINFDSKECIKSLNTIKDTNTDLNDNYKVLKELYEDKIKLLEKLLNKTENELEYYKTRFGL